The DNA sequence GCGCGTGACGATTGCGTGCGCCGTCCCCCTGCTCTTCGCTACGACGGTGCTGGCGTGGCGAGTCGTCCCGACTACCGCAATCCCCGCCGCCACCGAGTCGTCCCCTCGGCGTCGTTTCCGCGGTCTCCTGTCTGCTATCAGTCGTCGGCGAGTCGTCCTCGGGGTCGGAGGGAAGACGATACGAGTGTTCGTCTTTCAAGGCCTCACCGCGTTTCTGCCGACGTATCTCATCACCGTCAAGGGTATCGACGAAGTGACCGCCAGCGTCCTCTTCGCCACGCTCTTCGTGAGCGGTGCCGCCGCGCAGGTAGGCGGCGGGCGCGCGGTCACTCGCTACGGGAATCGACTGGTACTAGTGGCGCTGGCCGCCGTCAGCGTGCTACCGCTGCTCGCGCTCCCGTTTCTCTCAGGTCTCGTGCCCATCACCGTCGTCATCGTCCTCGCGGGCATCCAACTCGGCATCGCGCCGGTCACGAACACCTACATCATCAACGCGCTCCCGCCGGCGGACCGAAACGGTGCGTGGGGACTGTTACGGACCGGCTACTTCCTGATAGCATCGACGGGGTCGGTCTTCGTCGGCGTCCTCGCCGACGAGGGGTACTTCGACGGCGCGGTCCTGATACTCGGCGGCCTGCTCGCCGTCGTCGCGATAATCTTCGCCTTCCTCCCCGGACTCCCGCGCGAGGAGTAGTTGGGTCCGTACTTGTAGTCGGCGTCGCTGTTACCCTGTCGAACGAGCATCGTCTTCTCTCGATAGCCTTGCATCGGGGAAAATGGATTTGTATTAATACAAACTGGATTGAAAAGGCTTATGTTATTCGTATTATGAGAGCGTGTTATGCGACGACTCGACGACTGGCCTGAACCGACGTTTACAGAGCAGTGCCCGGGTGAGCACCGATGAGTGGAGAGAACGGGAAAATCGATGCAGAATTCTTCGAAGAACACATCTCTCCCAATCTTGGTGCTACACGGGATGCAGTCGCCGTTGGACCCCGACACGGAATCGACTTCGGCGTGCTTGCGGTCGGGGACCAGCGTCTCATCGTCGCGACCGACCCCGTATCAGTAATGCCCAAGATTGGGTTCGCCCGGGCAGGGAAGTTAGCTCTACACAGTGTCCTCTCGGATGTCGCAGTCAGCGGTATCCCACCGTCTTTCCTCTCGGTCAACTTCACGCTTCCGTCCGAGATGACTGACGCCGAGTTCGCCGAACTCTGGGAGGCGATGACCGCCGAATGCGAACGGCTCGGGGTGAGCGTCGTTACTGGCCACACCTCCCGTCAGGACGTGTCCTTCCCGTGGGTCGGCGGGGCGACAGCGATGGGCGTTGGTAGCCCGGAAAGAATTGTCCGCCCCGATGGTGCTCAACCGGGGGACACGGTCCTCCTCACGAACGGCCCCGGTATCGAGGTGGCCGGGTTGTTCGCGGCGCTCGCCGGGGACCAACTTGACGTCGGTGCGGGTCTCGTCGAGCGGGCGGAAGCAAGACTCGACGAGACGACGCTCGTCCGTGACGCACTCACCGCGGTGGACGCAGGTACCGTGACGGCGATGCACGACGCTACGGAATGTGGGCTTCAAGGCGCACTCGTCGAACTAGCAGATGTGAACGACCTCAACTTTGCCGTGTCGAGCGACCGCCTCCCCGAGCAGAGAGACGTCACTGGTATCTGTGAGTCGGTGAACCTCGACCCGTGGAAGGTTTCATCCCGAGGGACGCTCCTCATTACGACACCAAAGCAGTACGTCGATTCAATCGTGAGCGCTCTCGAAGACCGTGGCACTCCTGCAACTATCATCGGAGAAGTCCGGGAGGGCACTGGCGTCACTGTCGATGGCAACCAGGTAACACACCCCGACACAGACCCTGCTTGGGAAGCCTTCGAATCC is a window from the Halorussus sp. MSC15.2 genome containing:
- a CDS encoding MFS transporter — its product is MLVTIAVRLKERIVHAIAPLRGDGRGWALVAIAVGWLLILGTRITIPVLLPGIKATFDIDNATAGFTITVIWAVYGLSQFPAGLLSNRIGDRKVLLASLAVMTLSIAALAAAPLFGVFLVTAALVGVGNGLYGPTRGTLLSSIYPDNDSAAIGFTLAVGSLGAAALPILAGAAVGRLGWRVTIACAVPLLFATTVLAWRVVPTTAIPAATESSPRRRFRGLLSAISRRRVVLGVGGKTIRVFVFQGLTAFLPTYLITVKGIDEVTASVLFATLFVSGAAAQVGGGRAVTRYGNRLVLVALAAVSVLPLLALPFLSGLVPITVVIVLAGIQLGIAPVTNTYIINALPPADRNGAWGLLRTGYFLIASTGSVFVGVLADEGYFDGAVLILGGLLAVVAIIFAFLPGLPREE
- a CDS encoding AIR synthase family protein, encoding MSGENGKIDAEFFEEHISPNLGATRDAVAVGPRHGIDFGVLAVGDQRLIVATDPVSVMPKIGFARAGKLALHSVLSDVAVSGIPPSFLSVNFTLPSEMTDAEFAELWEAMTAECERLGVSVVTGHTSRQDVSFPWVGGATAMGVGSPERIVRPDGAQPGDTVLLTNGPGIEVAGLFAALAGDQLDVGAGLVERAEARLDETTLVRDALTAVDAGTVTAMHDATECGLQGALVELADVNDLNFAVSSDRLPEQRDVTGICESVNLDPWKVSSRGTLLITTPKQYVDSIVSALEDRGTPATIIGEVREGTGVTVDGNQVTHPDTDPAWEAFESFQ